A single Triticum dicoccoides isolate Atlit2015 ecotype Zavitan chromosome 2A, WEW_v2.0, whole genome shotgun sequence DNA region contains:
- the LOC119357488 gene encoding oxysterol-binding protein-related protein 1C-like, with protein sequence MPESHTAALNDYHGGSTSGLHHVNVVDESSRCSNLYHPSYTMSEAMTCTMDLPPPQVMSGGGQQDDAVTDGRGENGEQTIQVPEVGKTFESEKDAYDMYNTYAGKVEFSIRKNQTKRRDDGTAPQEEAGHGDTGSGISGVLYKWVNYGRGWRPRWFALSDGVLSYYKIHGPNRIDLSRDTDRGAKVIGEDSLRRLARPSSASAPHSNGHGHHQTPRKPLGEIHLKVSTVRESRSDDRRFSIFSGTKRLHLRAETREDRAAWLEALRATKEMFPRMSTSEMVGPGDTAAAAAVSTERLKKRLQQEGVSDAAIADSERIVREEFEALHKQLVLLKQKQALLLDTLRHLEVFISI encoded by the exons ATGCCGGAATCTCACACCGCCGCCTTGAACGACTACCATGGTGGTTCTACCTCTGGCTTGCACCATGTAAACGTCGTTGATGAGAGCAGTCGCTGCTCCAACTTGTACCATCCGTCGTATACGATGTCAGAAGCCATGACATGCACCATGGACTTGCCGCCACCACAAGTCATGTCAGGAGGAGGCCAGCAAGATGACGCGGTTACGGATGGTCGTGGAGAAAATGGAGAGCAAACTATTCAG GTTCCTGAAGTTGGGAAAACATTTGAGTCAGAGAAAGACGCCTATGACATGTACAACACATATGCCGGCAAAGTTGAATTTAGTATTAGAAAGAACCAGACAAAGCGTCGAGATGATGGTACT GCACCACAGGAGGAGGCCGGCCATGGCGACACCGGATCTGGCATCTCCGGGGTCCTCTACAAGTGGGTCAACTACGGCCGCGGGTGGCGGCCCCGCTGGTTCGCGCTCAGCGATGGCGTGCTCTCCTACTACAAGATCCACGGGCCCAACCGCATCGACCTCTCCCGCGACACCGACCGCGGCGCCAAGGTCATCGGCGAGGACTCGCTCCGCCGCCTCGCGCgcccctcctccgcctccgccccccACTCCAACGGCCACGGCCACCACCAGACGCCCCGCAAGCCCCTCGGCGAAATCCACCTCAAG GTGTCGACCGTCAGAGAGAGCAGATCGGACGACAGGAGGTTCTCCATCTTCTCGGGGACCAAGAGGCTGCACCTGCGGGCCGAGACGAGGGAGGACAGGGCCGCGTGGCTCGAGGCGCTCCGTGCCACCAAGGAGATGTTCCCGAGGATGTCCACCAGCGAGATGGTCGGGCCGGGGGACACTGCGGCGGCCGCGGCGGTCTCCACCGAGCGCCTGAAGAAGCGCCTGCAGCAGGAAGGGGTCAGCGATGCTGCCATTGCTGACAGCGAGAGGATCGTGCGGGAGGAGTTCGAGGCGCTGCACAAGCAGCTTGTGCTTCTCAAGCAGAAGCAGGCGCTACTCCTTGACACGCTCCGCCACCTAGAGGTATTCATATCTATCTGA
- the LOC119357489 gene encoding oxysterol-binding protein-related protein 1C-like: MGIPNEGSGRESDDYNEPQDPVEEETDDEENIYFDTTDFLSSSSFKSSGSDFQRSEAGSDDEDDYPMDGIDPSMNSVGINYPYVRRPYVRRRKKLPDPVEKEKGVSLWSMIKDNIGKDLTKVCLPVYFNEPLSSLQKCFEDLEYSYLIDRAYEWGKRMNHIYASYISMLNTQGDSVMRILSVAAFVVSSYASTDGRSCKPFNPLLGETYEADYPDKGLHFFSEKVSHHPMVVACHCEGNGWRFWADSNLKSKFWGRSIQLDPVGVLTLEFDDGEVFQWSKVTTSIYNLILGKLYCDHYGTMRIQGNREYSCKLKFKEHSIIDRNPHQVFNKLPVY; this comes from the exons ATGGGTATCCCAAATG AAGGAAGTGGTAGGGAGTCTGATGATTACAATGAACCACAAGATCCTGTTGAAGAGGAGACTGACGATGAAGAGAACATATATTTTGATACAACTGATTTCCTTTCATCTAGTTCTTTTAAAAGCAGTGGATCTGATTTCCAAAGATCTGAAGCTGGTTCAGATGATGAGGACGACTACCCGATGGATGGAATTGATCCTTCTATGAACTCTGTTGGAATTAATTATCCATATGTGAGAAGGCCATATGTGAGAAGGCGTAAGAAGCTACCAGATCCAGTTGAGAAAGAGAAGGGTGTTAGTTTGTGGTCAATGATCAAGGACAACATAGGAAAGGATCTTACCAAAGTCTGTCTGCCTGTTTACTTCAATGAACCTCTTTCATCATTACAAAAATGTTTCGAGGATCTTGAGTATTCCTACCTTATTGATCGTGCATATGAATGGGGCAAAAGG ATGAACCACATTTATGCATCTTACATCTCTATGTTGAATACTCAGGGGGATAGTGTGATGAGGATTCTAAGCGTTGCAGCATTTGTTGTTTCTAGTTATGCCTCTACGGATGGAAGGAGTTGTAAGCCCTTCAACCCTCTTCTTGGGGAGACCTATGAAGCAGATTATCCAGATAAAGGTCTTCATTTTTTCTCAGAAAAG GTTAGTCATCATCCAATGGTTGTTGCATGCCACTGTGAGGGAAATGGCTGGAGGTTTTGGGCAGATAGCAACCTAAAGAGCAAGTTCTGGGGTCGCTCCATTCAACTTGATCCTGTTGGTGTGTTAACACTGGAGTTTGATGATGGTGAAGTTTTCCAGTGGAGCAAG GTGACCACTTCCATTTACAATCTCATATTGGGTAAACTGTACTGTGATCACTATGGTACTATGCGCATTCAAGGTAATCGCGAATATTCATGTAAGCTGAAGTTCAAGGAGCATTCAATTATTGATCGCAACCCTCATCAGGTATTTAATAAATTGCCTGTATACTAG